Proteins from a single region of Anticarsia gemmatalis isolate Benzon Research Colony breed Stoneville strain chromosome 30, ilAntGemm2 primary, whole genome shotgun sequence:
- the LOC142985430 gene encoding uncharacterized protein LOC142985430 — MKIQTLAGTRTLSGEPPRSTAYYYADLERLKRNKGQEPVELVQNPDELSEYVDTNEVINDGAVREVPPLRDRVRQWSLPEYNTPENTRKVEETYSTAGTFPMPEPKEKEPLLAELEVVGRLPLTQLESTSGVRRSRSWYLCCPNVADEEISRESSWRYSSLRPVTAPPLAGQNGINMMVATQSSGPDDVASLRAERDALHRALAAERQRAATAARAHDARLAELHGVIAELVRRRAHDKHARAIPEEEVSDECESTTQPAGELDNDADRSRTEQNDTSSALSPAELPTPQECRAEAERDDTTDTSTHLASRSECVAGVPLVEVSAPPAPPAPPAEDAADTTDACDTSLNLSERDSDLCLSTARCCEGGDTSAGGSCERERGSPDEHRLYTQSAGRSEARQAKLASRVRLRKTEDSDSNHEPRSDDWWCAEAAERLALDVCAHADLREAVLAAQQHPGGCPWAGKCARLRAERRVLQCALARAADTAHRLYCACAVQESTSVSLCCALRAADRALETYDVLLALAETQHHTSTAERSAAELVAGQLLARLDAEAGGAALGEPLLSPGPWLQHHHQVSCAGWSLASETRLRAHAARLKADTVALRGTQPPPKLFSYHDIDEAELPARGAGCSAADMEAAVALHDALHTLPAEHKTGSGSRRSRRSRPRHWLDAHASETDL, encoded by the exons ATGAAAATCCAAACGCTGGCGGGCACGCGCACGCTGAGCGGGGAGCCGCCGCGCTCCACCGCCTACTACTACGCGGACCTCGAGCGACTCAAGAGGAACAAGGGCCAGGAGCCCGTGGAGCTCGTCCAGAACCCTGACGAGCTGAGCGAGTACGTCGACACTAATGAGGTGATCAACGACGGAGCCGTGCGAGAAGTCCCGCCTTTAAGAGACAGGGTGCGCCAGTGGAGCCTCCCCGAGTATAACACACCAGAGAATACGAGGAAAGTTGAAGAAACGTACTCTACAGCTGGCACGTTCCCTATGCCGGAGCCGAAAGAGAAAGAGCCGTTGTTGGCTGAGCTGGAGGTGGTGGGGCGTCTGCCGCTGACGCAACTGGAGTCTACTTCAGGAGTGAGGAGGAGTCGGAGCTGGTACCTGTGCTGTCCCAACGTGGCGGACGAAGAGATCTCCCGCGAGTCCTCGTGGAGGTACTCCAGTCTGCGGCCCGTGACTGCGCCGCCGCTCGCGGGACAGAATGGAATTAATATGATGGTAG CGACGCAGAGCTCGGGCCCTGACGACGTGGCGTCCCTGCGCGCTGAACGCGACGCTCTGCACCGCGCGCTGGCGGCCGAGCGACAGCGCGCGGCcacggcggcgcgggcgcacgaCGCGCGCCTCGCCGAGCTGCACGGCGTCATCGCCGAGCTGGTGCGCCGCCGCGCGCACGACAAGCACGCGCGCGCCATTCCCGAGGAGGAGGTCTCCG ATGAGTGTGAGTCGACGACACAGCCGGCGGGCGAGCTCGACAATGACGCGGACAGATCACGCACTGAACAG AACGACACGTCGTCGGCGCTGAGCCCGGCCGAGCTGCCCACGCCGCAGGAGTGCAGGGCGGAGGCGGAGCGCGACGACACCACCGACACCAGCACGCACCTCGCCAG TCGCTCGGAGTGCGTGGCCGGCGTGCCGCTGGTGGAGGTGTCGGCTCCCCCCGCCCCCCCCGCCCCCCCGGCGGAGGACGCGGCCGACACGACGGACGCGTGCGACACCAGCCTCAACCTGTCCGAGAGGGACTCCGACCTGTGCCTCAGTACCGCCAG ATGCTGCGAGGGCGGCGACACGAGCGCGGGCGGCAGCTGCGAGCGAGAGCGCGGCTCGCCCGACGAGCACCGCCTCTACACGCAGTCGGCGGGCCGGAGCGAGGCGCGCCAGGCCAAGCTGGCGTCCCGCGTGCGCCTGCGCAAGACCGAGGACTCCGACTCCAACCACGAGCCGCGGAGCGACGAT TGGTGGTGCGCGGAGGCGGCGGAGCGGCTGGCACTAGATGTGTGTGCTCACGCCGACCTGCGCGAGGCCGTGCTCGCCGCGCAGCAGCACC cGGGCGGGTGTCCGTGGGCGGGCAAGTGCGCGCGGCTCCGCGCCGAGCGCCGCGTGCTGCAGTGTGCGCTAGCCAGAGCTGCTGACACCGCGCACAG GCTGTACTGCGCGTGCGCGGTGCAGGAGTCGACGTCGGTGTCTCTGTGCTGCGCGCTGCGGGCCGCCGACCGCGCGCTCGAGACCTACGATGTGCTGCTGGCGCTGGCCGAGACACAGCACCACACCAGCACCGCCGAG CGCTCGGCGGCCGAGCTGGTGGCGGGGCAGCTGCTGGCGCGGCTGGACGCggaggcgggcggcgcggcgctgggCGAGCCGCTGCTGTCGCCCGGGCCCTGGCTGCAGCACCACCACCAGGTGTCGTGCGCGGGCTGGTCGCTGGCCAGCGAGACCCGCCTGCGCGCGCACGCGGCGCGGCTCAAGGCCGACACCGTGGCGCTGCGCGGCACGCAGCCGCCGCCCAAGCTGTTCTCTTACCACG ACATAGACGAGGCGGAGCTgccggcgcgcggcgcgggctGCAGCGCCGCCGACATGGAGGCCGCCGTGGCGCTGCACGACGCGCTGCACACGCTACCCGCCGAACACAAG ACCGGCAGCGGGTCCCGTCGCTCGCGCCGCAGCCGGCCGCGGCACTGGCTCGACGCGCACGCCTCGGAGACCGACCTCTAG